A part of Fusarium oxysporum Fo47 chromosome III, complete sequence genomic DNA contains:
- a CDS encoding protein-tyrosine phosphatase-like protein, with the protein MTSSVGLENVLNFRDVGKTVNDFLGTRRIREGLFYRSARPDDATLSDRQLIRDELGIKTVIDLRTKTEHLNQAQRRKEQSNIPALVKSNEALAEPLQISGLDYRQVKITGRPFELFLLSQLSWWDFFRVVFLFVCGYRTEAINILGQQVMIPRGLVGLGLDTIDQSTREIREALSLYANQAALPSIVHCTQGKDRTGLICALVLMILDVPVSAIEYDYALSDEALIPEREQRLVEIREIGLTDEWLHTADDMIVGVQKHLDDKYGGLNAYLDGIGFGADKRAKIRDLLLY; encoded by the exons ATGACTTCCTctgttggccttgagaacGTTCTCAACTTTCGCGATGTTGGCAAAACGGTCAATGACTTTTTAGGCACAAG GCGAATTCGTGAGGGTTTGTTCTACCGCTCTGCCAGACCAG ATGATGCCACTCTTTCAGACAGACAGCTCATCAGAGATGAACTGGGTATCAAGACGGTCATAGACCTGAGGACCAA AACCGAGCACCTGAACCAAGCACAACGACGGAAGGAACAGTCCAATATTCCTGCTCTCGTTAAGTCCAATGAAGCTCTTGCTGAACCACTCCAAATATCTGGACTGGACTATCGACAAGTCAAGATCACAGGACGCCCCTTCGAACTGTTCCTCCTAAGTCAGCTCTCATGGTGGGACTTCTT CCGTGTGGTGTTCCTGTTTGTTTGTGGCTACCGTACTGAAGCGATCAATATCCTCGGGCAGCAGGTCATGATTCCTCGCGGACTTGTAGGCTTAGGTCTTGATACGATCGATCAATCCACTCGGGAGATTCGTGAGGCTCTGTCACTTTATGCCAACCAGGCTGCTCTTCCTTCTATCGTTCACTGCACTCAGGGCAAAGACCGCACAG GTCTCATTTGCGCGCTGGTGCTTATGATCCTCGATGTTCCTGTCTCGGCCATTGAGTATGACTATGCTCTCAGTGACGAGGCCCTTATTCCCGAACGTGAACAACGTCTAGTTGAGATTCGGGAAATCGGATTGACAGACGAGTGGCTTCACACTGCGGATGATATGATTGTTGGTGTCCAAAAACACCTCGATGACAAATATGGTGGACTAAATGCCTACCTGGACGGCATAGGTTTTGGTGCCGATAAGAGAGCCAAGATACGTGATCTTTTACTCTACTAG
- a CDS encoding Frag1/DRAM/Sfk1 family-domain-containing protein yields the protein MAMKGIFSYWWFPVISGLVWLGMLLGLLLEWQVNQHGRRYPTQSIHSDIAYISNVGADRLQPLFIVGCVLTSIFLDAAFLSERWLRHRGRLVPNTTLMEKILSGLSIAFATVGTVGLICLSIFKTGKYSRLHNTFLALFIGGYLISAVFICWEYQRLGINYREHRILRMSFWVKLTFILVELFLIIAFGVCSRVKKRNAAAILEWVISFIFTFYAVSFVIDLYPAVRTKSPDARYQKSYYMPSALSDSTSPSNGSRSNFDAAVNGRTDVEMAQNGNRVPPRDF from the exons ATGGCTATGAAAGGCATCTTTTCATACTGG TGGTTTCCAGTCATCTCAGGGCTTGTCTGGCTCGGAATGCTTCTCGGTCTTCTCCTCGAATGGCAAGTCAATCAACATGGACGTCGATATCCCACTCAATCGATTCACTCCGACATCGCCTACATCTCCAATGTCGGCGCCGACCGTCTTCAGCCTCTCTTCATTGTCGGCTGTGTCTTGACCTCCATCTTTCTCGATGCTGCATTCTTGTCTGAGCGATGGCTGCGACATCGGGGCCGTCTTGTGCCCAACACGACACTCATGGAGAAGATCCTCAGCGGCCTCTCCATCGCCTTTGCGACTGTCGGAACCGTGGGACTTATCTGTCTTTCTATCTTCAAGACCGGCAAGTATAGCAGACTGCACAACACGTTTTTGGCGCTCTTTATTGGAGGCTATTTGATCTCGGCTGTCTTTATCTGCTGGGAGTATCAACGCCTTGGAATCA ACTACCGCGAGCATCGTATTCTTCGCATGTCATTCTGGGTGAAGCTCaccttcatcctcgtcgagctcttcctcatcatcgcctttGGCGTGTGCAGCCGCGTTAAGAAGCGAAACGCCGCCGCGATCCTCGAATGGGTCatatccttcatcttcacattCTACGCCGTCTCCTTCGTCATCGACCTCTATCCTGCCGTTCGCACAAAGAGCCCTGACGCAAGGTACCAAAAGTCTTACTACATGCCTTCTGCCCTCTCTGATTCGACGAGTCCCAGTAACGGGTCGCGAAGTAACTTTGACGCAGCCGTAAACGGTCGTACCGATGTCGAGATGGCTCAGAACGGTAACCGTGTGCCTCCTAGAGACTTCTAG
- a CDS encoding tRNA(Thr) (cytosine(32)-N(3))-methyltransferase gives MASSAPSGEAVASPTLESIPVQDMAALDVKDPVTEAVTEAAVLETEAAEVPPHRSHDPTNNLKRSDPFQFGSRYLNEGDDVFEFNAWDHVETDDAYKEYAEEQYAKQRQHPVSDFEKRKFSQDPARWWNLFYKNNAANFFKNRKWLQQEFPVLAEVTKEDAGPKVILEIGAGAGNTAFPVLAENKNPQLKIHACDYSKTAVEVIRKNEAYNPEFIQADVWDVTSDDLPPGLEEGSVDVAVLIFIFSALSPDQWAKAVHNVHRVLKPGGLVCFRDYGRGDLAQVRFRKGRYLDENFYIRGDGTRVYFFDRDQLADIWTGKVADEDVRATLEPATADSTAEAENGTDAAQNSDIEEIKTKIPLFEVEKLGVDRRLLVNRASKLKMYRCWLQGRFRKK, from the exons ATGGCGTCTTCAGCGCCAAGTGGCGAGGCCGTCGCGAGCCCGACACTCGAGTCGATTCCTGTCCAGGACATGGCCGCGTTGGACGTCAAGGATCCGGTCACCGAGGCCGTCACCGAAGCTGCCGTACTCGAgactgaggctgctgaggtGCCGCCTCATCGATCGCATGACCCTACCAACAACTTGAAGCGGAGTGATCCCTTCCAGTTTGGTAGCCGGTATTTgaatgaaggagatgatgtCTTCGAGTTCAATGCCTGGGACCACGTTGAGACTGACGATGCGTACAAGGAGTATGCTGAGGAGCAGTACGCGAAGCAGCGTCAACATCCTGTCTCGGACTTTGAAAAGA GAAAATTCAGTCAGGACCCTGCTAGATGGTGGAATTTGTTCTACAAGAACAATGCCGCCAACTTTTTCAAGAATCGCAAATGGCTCCAACAGGAATTCCCTGTTCTGGCCGAGGTAACCAAGGAAGATGCCGGTCCCAAGGTCATCTTGGAGATTGGTGCTGGAGCCGGTAATACGGCCTTCCCTGTCTTGGCCGAGAATAAGAACCCGCAACTGAAGATCCATGCCTGCGACTACTCAAAGACAGCCGTAGAGGTCATTCGCAAGAATGAAGCGTACAACCCTGAGTTTATCCAGGCTGACGTATGGGACGTCACCAGTGATGACTTGCCGCCTGGACTCGAGGAAGGCTCCGTAGATGTCGCCGTGTTGATTTTCATCTTCTCTGCCTTGTCGCCTGATCAATGGGCCAAGGCTGTTCACAACGTCCACCGAGTACTCAAGCCGGGAGGCCTGGTCTGCTTCCGAGACTATGGAAGAGGAGATCTGGCCCAGGTCCGGTTCCGCAAGGGTCGATACCTGGACGAAAACTTTTACATCCGAGGCGACGGCACACGTGTTTATTTCTTTGACAGGGATCAGCTCGCCGATATCTGGACTGGCAAGGTGGCCGACGAGGATGTTAGGGCTACCCTAGAACCTGCCACTGCCGACTCGACAGCTGAGGCCGAGAATGGTACAGACGCTGCTCAAAACTCAGACATAGAGGAGATCAAGACAAAGATACCCCTGTTCGAGgtggagaagcttggtgttgatcgACGATTGCTCGTTAACAGAGCCTCAAAACTCAAGATGTATAGATGCTGGCTACAAGGTCGCTTTAGAAAGAAATAG
- a CDS encoding uncharacterized protein (of unknown function-domain containing protein), whose product MPTSTSQQPTMIQSQPAAATVANNSGRLKYADPRDLPSYPSAGLRPDGAAASAAASLGWSNQKTIELWKPDKTSSASAAAALAKDYKMAPAWEPTSNSAGHKAALLAVGSANAALNQSPSQRKSHEGWGNSAATQAFNTNRANSMRQPDPRASDTSLQGQKSLAAAKGAMSTTRRRAKSTPSAPDSHAPSSPKTNTRPDALSGAALAHKASLRAKPATENAGAVPVTTMTRNMFTSNPPVKPEVDERQNNEQLHASAVAMARKMYSHQQKIIDEAKETHGQGSDALQPKPYINLQDAAYKQAQERLAKLEQEHQKNRDYQSYYGNESSPRRRFTLTSKLRRRSSSDGDLDDRQQSERIRQQMSLFSNKLSEVDQKKRQDDRNALLAAAQRNVKARLQGMDEKVYHETGQVNPTLMSEWELKAHQLASASHETRNANKGKIDIGGGRFMDPHDIDAIAAKRMQPLLDDINEKAEVERERLATLKMEEEARKAEQEKQKARDRETKEITKKLKDQEKQEYKAKKAEEKAARAEERRQAKEEKQRSRGNTAVSGEEAIDDGASTRSEEAVSPPIVAPNESSEPSAPAAIDTEAGTTERGRRKLSDAASPTSKVKGWIKNRFSRGKSLGEKDRENQGDKRSSFIGGAALRDTDANESSTSLDNRATSMRDVALAGRSANAESSDHDRDVLHDSRGISPVSSLSEDEAVPAITPPPAIKDPAERKSQSPSRDSRFKEMMDN is encoded by the exons ATGCCCACCAGCACATCCCAGCAACCAACCATGATCCAGTCACAGCCGGCAGCGGCCACAG TGGCCAATAACTCTGGTCGTCTCAAATACGCAGATCCTCGAGATCTTCCTAGCTATCCATCTGCTGGTCTTCGTCCTGACGGTGCTGCTGCAAGTGCCGCTGCTTCACTTGGATGGTCTAATCAAAAAACCATCGAACTTTGGAAACCTGACAAAACCTCATCCGCATCCGCTGCTGCCGCTTTAGCTAAGGATTACAAGATGGCTCCAGCATGGGAACCAACATCCAACTCTGCTGGCCACAAAGCCGCACTTCTAGCCGTTGGTTCTGCTAATGCTGCCTTAAACCAATCCCCAAGCCAGCGCAAGTCACACGAGGGATGGGGAAATTCTGCTGCTACTCAGGCATTCAACACGAATCGAGCCAACTCAATGCGACAGCCCGACCCAAGAGCATCTGATACTTCGCTGCAGGGACAAAAGTCTCTGGCCGCAGCCAAAGGTGCTATGTCAACTACTAGACGACGAGCTAAATCAACGCCATCAGCACCAGACTCTCATGCTCCATCATCCCCTAAGACTAACACTCGACCCGATGCGCTCAGCGGAGCTGCACTTGCTCACAAAGCAAGCCTGAGGGCCAAGCCGGCAACAGAAAACGCCGGTGCGGTGCCAGTCACTACCATGACTCGCAACATGTTCACGTCTAATCCGCCAGTCAAACCGGAGGTAGATGAACGACAAAATAATGAGCAACTTCATGCTTCAGCGGTTGCGATGGCCCGAAAGATGTATTCACATCAACAAAAGATTATcgacgaagccaaggaaACCCACGGGCAAGGCTCTGATGCACTACAGCCAAAACCATACATTAATCTCCAAGACGCTGCATACAAACAAGCACAAGAACGACTGGCGAAGCTTGAACAAGAACACCAGAAGAATAGAGACTACCAATCTTACTATGGAAACGAATCGTCGCCTAGACGGCGGTTTACACTGACATCCAAGCTGCGTCGTCGCTCTTCTAGCGACGGTGACCTTGACGATAGACAACAATCCGAAAGAATACGACAGCAGATGTcactcttctccaacaagcTTTCAGAGGTTGATCAGAAGAAGCGACAGGATGATCGCAACGCGCTTCTTGCTGCGGCACAACGCAACGTCAAGGCTCGATTGCAAGGTATGGATGAGAAGGTTTATCATGAAACTGGCCAGGTCAACCCAACTCTGATGAGTGAGTGGGAGCTTAAGGCTCATCAGTTGGCGAGTGCTAGCCACGAAACCCGAAATGCAAACAAGGGCAAAATCGACATCGGAGGTGGCAGATTCATGGATCCTCACGATATAGACGCCATCGCAGCCAAAAGAATGCAGCCCCTTTTGGATGACATTAACGAGAAGGCTGAAGTTGAGCGCGAGCGACTCGCTACActcaagatggaagaggaagcaaGAAAGGCTGAGCAGGAGAAGCAAAAGGCGCGCGACCGCGAAACTAAAGAAATCacaaagaagctcaagg ACCAAGAGAAGCAGGAGTACAAGGCTAAGAAGGCGGAGGAGAAGGCGGCACGAGCTGAAGAGCGACGCCAGgccaaggaagagaagcaacGGTCCAGGGGTAACACAGCTGTCTCTGGCGAAGAAGCTATTGATGATGGTGCGAGCACAAGAAGCGAAGAGGCTGTCTCACCTCCCATTGTTGCACCAAATGAATCGAGTGAGCCTAGTGCCCCAGCAGCTATCGATACAGAAGCTGGCACAACGGAAAGGGGCCGCAGAAAGCTCAGCGATGCTGCATCACCAACTTCCAAGGTCAAGGGATGGATCAAGAACCGGTTTTCACGAGGCAAATCTCTTGGAGAGAAAGACCGCGAAAACCAAGGTGACAAGAGAAGCAGTTTCATCGGCGGAGCCGCTCTCCGGGATACTGATGCAAATGAAAGTTCAACAAGTCTGGACAACCGGGCTACGAGCATGCGAGATGTCGCCCTTGCCGGTCGCAGCGCAAACGCTGAGTCAAGCGACCACGACCGGGATGTACTGCATGATTCGCGCGGCATCAGCCCCGTGAGCAGTCTAAGTGAAGACGAGGCGGTTCCAGCTATTACTCCCCCCCCAGCAATCAAAGACCCTGCTGAAAGAAAGAGCCAAAGCCCTTCACGGGACTCGAGATTCAAAGAGATGATGGATAACTAA